TACTATTAGAAAGCTACTTTCAACAAACTAATCGCATGATAGAATTAATATGTGGTTACGGGCAATGAAACATCAGTAAATGAGAAGCTGACATTAAAAAATCACTTGAATTATATGAGTTAATGATAGTAATAAAAAGAATATGATCTGAGCTTGCATGCgtatcattttaattttatattccCTTCAGCAAAATTCACCAAAACAATGATATTGAGAGTGAAAAAACCCGGGTCGATGCATCATTTTGGCTCAGAGATATTattctttttacaaataataaacaTAACATAATATTCTTTTGTTAAAGTCCAACAAATGTACATTATTTTATATATCTGATCTACAGAGCAGGATTTCAAACTCCAAACTCATAAGAGACACACAGAGTCACATGGGGTTGGCCAATCAAATGCAGTCTGTCTCTAAAGAGTGGAGAAAGTTTTAAGATGATCTTCATTCAACACAAGAATTTGAACACGATGTCATCTCCAAGGTTTGCCGTCTATGTGACATGTTTGTTCTTGTTGAAAATGGGTAAGTTGTGTTTATATTTCTAACTTTTCATAGAAATGCTTATctttatatactgtacatacatacacgtttaagatatatattttatatatatgtttataataGATAAtttcctattttcttttttgagttGGGTTTGTCTTTGTTGGAAATACTTAtatttacatacagtatatatactgtatatagaaaATAACTATTGCTTGGTATCTCTTCTCACTTCAGCTCATGCAACTGATCCTAAATTGTCGTCACTTGTGCATCAAGAAAGAGGATTTGCATCAGTCGATGTTGGAGACAACATTACTTTGGAATGTTTCTATCAGGGTAAAGAAGGAGCATGGCTTTACTGGTTTAAGCAAACGCCGGGACAGAGACCAAAGCTGGTCTCCACCTTTTATACGTTCAGCCCAAAAGGCAATTTTCATCATGAATTTGAGAACAATACACGCTTTACACTGGATACGAATAAATTAGGTGAAAAAGTCATTCAAAatcacttgaccattttttatttaaaaacttcaGACTCAGCAACTTACTACTGTGCATATAGCAATTCATTTATGTTGACTTTTGCCGAGGGCACAGTTGTCAGTGTGCAGGGTTCTAGTACAAACGTCCCAGCTTTGCTCCATCAGTCACCATCAGAGACCATCCAGCCAGGAGGCTCTGTGACTCTGAACTGTACAGTACAAACTGGGACCTGTGATGGACAACACAGTGTTTACTGGTTCAAAGACTCTGAAGAATCTCATCCAGCACTCATTTACACTGATGGAGGCAGCACTGATCAGTGTGAGAGgaaacccaacacacaaacacacacctgtgactaCAACCTGCCGATGGAGAGCCTGAATCCATCTCATGCTGGGACCTACTACTGTGCTGTTGTCTCGTgtggacacattctgtttgGAAACAGGACCAAACTGGACTTTGAGGGTTAGTGACTTGTTTTAGTCGAGGTTGTTGTATCTAATTGGTGCTTTAAAGAGACGTGTTTCTGCCCTCTATCCATTTGCAGATGAGCTGGACTCTCCTTTCTTTGTCTATCTCTTAAGTGGATATTTGGTATTCACCAACATCCTAGTTGTTTTACTGGCTCTTTCAGTGTGCGTGATGAACAAGACTAAAAGCTGCCAAAGCACAGGTAACTATAGCTGTTTGTATGTGACAGCTTGGTTTCACTTAATGCAgctttttgaataaagagctttttctgttttcagaaTCTCGAGCAAGATATCCAGCTCCCTCCACGGCAAATGCAAAGGTGAAAAAGAACTATTCAACTGAGGgacctttttacatttgttctgtgCATTTTCtcctgaatattgttttatgtaaTAATGATCAACTAATATGTCATTCATTAGGGTGACCCAAACAAAGAAATCCTGTATTATGCGGCTTTAAGTGTCCACCTGCACAACGGATCAAGAAGACAGACGGATCAGACCTGGAGTGAATGTGTTTACTACAGCGTGACACAGTAGAACTGGACATGTGAcaacgttttatttttctttatttttaaattgtccaTCCTTTTTATCAATAATTGTTTTCTGTCTTGACGTATATTTAGAAGCTTAGATCCAACAGCATCCAGATCATCTGATATGTTTTGTGTTcaacttcattgtttttttctctaacCAAatcaattgttgttttttgtatgtGAAAACGATGTCATCAATGATAACAAATAAATGTAAGAACAATTTGCAGCACTTTGaagttcatcttttttttagtgtgagtAAGAACAAGTGGTGACAGGAGCAGAAAAGGAGCTTTTTTTGTGACCTAAAAGCGTGCAGCTGATGATCGTAAATCCAAAACTTGGACTAACACTGGACTAgcgaagttgtcttttttttctaagaaGAGGAAATTGTCTTTACAGCAATGTAACGTAATACACGTAATAATGCAAAACCCATTTTTACATCTTCAACCTCCATCCGCTCAAAGAGCCGGAAGCAGTTGTCTCAGTACAGCGGGTGGGTTGGAACATTGTGTGTCCCTGCACACAGATGATCTTCCGTTGTATGTGAATTACCCAGTAGCATCCTCTCCCACAATTAAATCCATTTTGATGGAATTAGATTCATTTTCAgggtataataataataaacttcaAAAAGAGTGATTTGTACCCAATAAACAGTTTGAATGGTTCTCAGTACCTTTTCTTTGAGCCTGTTCAGGTTTCAGGTACCTTGGTGTGAACATAACCGGCAGTCAGACCTGTCTTCAAACCAAGCCAACTTTAACCCGTGgttgaaaacatgaaaaatgattttctttgtAAAGCAACCTGCCCCCGTCGGTACCTGGAAGGATGCAGTctaaaatatatgaatgtattCTCCAAATTTCAATTTACCAATATTCTTGTCAAAGTCATTTTTCCGATCTATTGATACAATTATTTAAACTTTATCTGGAGAGGTAAGTCGCCACACATAAGCCTTTCTCCAACGTGTCAAGGACACGGGTGACCTGGCTCTTcttaaattcatttttaatttttgggCCACTAACATTCGTTGTCAATTAATTCTTTGCTGttgaaactgtttttttcccGAAAAATTCTCTAACTCGTTGACTTTATTCATCTGACTTGTGGTGAGGActcacacaccctcacagaccAGGAACTTTCagtaacacacacccacag
This sequence is a window from Pungitius pungitius chromosome 1, fPunPun2.1, whole genome shotgun sequence. Protein-coding genes within it:
- the LOC119222266 gene encoding uncharacterized protein LOC119222266, with amino-acid sequence MSSPRFAVYVTCLFLLKMAHATDPKLSSLVHQERGFASVDVGDNITLECFYQGKEGAWLYWFKQTPGQRPKLVSTFYTFSPKGNFHHEFENNTRFTLDTNKLGEKVIQNHLTIFYLKTSDSATYYCAYSNSFMLTFAEGTVVSVQGSSTNVPALLHQSPSETIQPGGSVTLNCTVQTGTCDGQHSVYWFKDSEESHPALIYTDGGSTDQCERKPNTQTHTCDYNLPMESLNPSHAGTYYCAVVSCGHILFGNRTKLDFEDELDSPFFVYLLSGYLVFTNILVVLLALSVCVMNKTKSCQSTESRARYPAPSTANAKGDPNKEILYYAALSVHLHNGSRRQTDQTWSECVYYSVTQ